In the genome of Streptomyces pactum, one region contains:
- a CDS encoding TetR/AcrR family transcriptional regulator, producing the protein MARPRTFDEERALDAAMRAFWANGYEATSTQDLCDATGLGRSSIYNTFSSKHDLFTRALARYIDLTTTPQLELLEDERRPPLERVRTLFVRVLDSEFEARGDGPGVGCLTVNTTVELAGRDARAAEMLERDQARRLAALRAVLESGQRTGEIAATRDAGTLARYLNAVIGGMRVAARGGADRVTLEGIAATALDALAP; encoded by the coding sequence ATGGCCCGGCCGAGAACCTTCGACGAGGAGCGGGCCCTGGACGCGGCGATGCGCGCCTTCTGGGCGAACGGCTACGAGGCCACCTCGACCCAGGACCTGTGCGACGCCACCGGCCTGGGCCGCAGCAGCATCTACAACACCTTCAGCAGCAAGCACGACCTGTTCACCCGGGCGCTGGCCCGGTACATCGACCTGACGACCACTCCGCAGCTGGAACTGCTGGAGGACGAGCGGCGTCCGCCGCTGGAGCGGGTCCGCACCCTCTTCGTGCGGGTGCTGGACAGCGAGTTCGAGGCGCGCGGGGACGGCCCGGGCGTCGGTTGCCTGACCGTCAACACCACGGTGGAGCTGGCCGGGCGGGACGCGCGCGCCGCCGAGATGCTGGAGCGCGACCAGGCCCGCCGGCTCGCCGCGCTGCGGGCCGTGCTGGAGTCCGGGCAGCGGACGGGCGAGATCGCCGCCACCCGGGATGCCGGCACCCTCGCCCGCTACCTGAACGCCGTCATCGGCGGCATGCGGGTCGCCGCCCGCGGAGGCGCGGACCGGGTCACGCTGGAAGGCATCGCGGCGACCGCGCTGGACGCCCTGGCCCCCTGA
- a CDS encoding MFS transporter encodes MPRAVYVLAIGIFAMVTSEFAVAGLMPQMADGLGVSIPQIGYLITAFAVAMALGGPVLTVALLKTPPKTALMVLFAVFLAGNVLAAVATGYTVMLVARVISGMASQAFFGVAITLCVQLTRPEVRGRAIAAAMTGLMLGTLLGLPLATFVGDHLGWRAAFWTVSALTVAAAVCTVPGVPRTPRAEDGGDFRTELGVFRARRLWLALATSTLIIGATFSAFSYFNPVLTEVTGFDEGAVPLLLVAYGAATVAGNHVVGRLADRHTVRVLLCGLGLNAVFLAGFALVAHLPVPAVVCVMGIGLVGVTMNPAMVTRVQRAGNARPLVNTVHSSFITLGVIIGSSVGGLAIDAFGLRAPLWLGAALALAGIATLLPDLRRPAPAAPDPVAPRPRTGGTDADRPEVCPVSASRPAE; translated from the coding sequence GTGCCACGTGCCGTGTACGTGCTGGCGATCGGCATCTTCGCCATGGTCACCAGCGAATTCGCCGTCGCCGGGCTGATGCCGCAGATGGCCGACGGCCTCGGGGTGTCCATCCCGCAGATCGGCTACCTCATCACCGCCTTCGCCGTCGCCATGGCGCTGGGCGGCCCGGTGCTGACCGTGGCGCTGCTGAAGACACCCCCCAAGACCGCGCTGATGGTGCTGTTCGCGGTGTTCCTGGCCGGCAACGTGCTGGCCGCCGTGGCCACCGGCTACACCGTCATGCTGGTCGCCCGGGTGATCAGCGGCATGGCGTCCCAGGCGTTCTTCGGCGTCGCCATCACCCTGTGCGTCCAGCTCACCCGCCCCGAGGTCCGCGGCCGGGCCATCGCCGCCGCCATGACCGGGCTGATGCTCGGCACCCTGCTCGGCCTGCCGCTGGCCACGTTCGTCGGCGACCACCTGGGCTGGCGCGCCGCCTTCTGGACGGTCTCCGCGCTCACCGTCGCCGCCGCGGTGTGCACCGTGCCCGGCGTGCCCCGGACACCGCGGGCCGAGGACGGCGGGGACTTCCGCACCGAGCTGGGCGTCTTCCGGGCCCGCCGGCTGTGGCTGGCGCTGGCCACCAGCACCCTGATCATCGGCGCGACGTTCTCCGCCTTCAGCTACTTCAACCCGGTCCTGACCGAGGTCACCGGTTTCGACGAGGGGGCGGTTCCGCTGCTCCTCGTCGCCTACGGCGCCGCCACCGTGGCCGGCAACCACGTGGTGGGGCGGCTCGCCGACCGGCACACCGTACGGGTGCTGCTCTGCGGCCTCGGCCTCAACGCCGTCTTCCTCGCCGGCTTCGCGCTCGTGGCCCACCTCCCCGTCCCGGCGGTGGTGTGCGTGATGGGCATCGGCCTGGTGGGCGTCACGATGAACCCGGCGATGGTCACCCGGGTGCAGCGGGCCGGCAACGCCCGGCCGCTGGTGAACACCGTCCACTCCTCGTTCATCACGCTCGGCGTGATCATCGGCTCCTCGGTCGGCGGACTGGCCATCGACGCCTTCGGGCTGCGGGCCCCGCTGTGGCTGGGCGCGGCGCTCGCCCTCGCCGGGATCGCCACCCTCCTGCCCGACCTGCGCCGCCCCGCCCCGGCCGCCCCGGACCCGGTGGCGCCGCGGCCCCGGACCGGCGGGACGGATGCCGACCGCCCGGAGGTCTGCCCGGTCAGCGCTTCACGGCCCGCAGAATGA
- a CDS encoding methyltransferase, with amino-acid sequence MNRFTTSWGTFELARFPQDPRDRLRAWDASDDYLLQHLAEAGAEPAGPVVVLGDRWGALATALAGLRPVQITDSFLTQRATAANLARNGIAPDAVELRSVLDPPPPRIDVLLVRVPKSLALLEDQLRRLAPGVHAGTVVVGTGMVTEIHTSTLKLFERILGPTRTSLARRKARLIFCAPDPATAPAPGDWPRRYPLPDDAGIVAGRTVTSHAGIFSAERLDIGTRLFLRHLPRHHGARRVVDLGCGNGVVGTAAALADPAAEVTFIDESFAAVASAEATFRENLGPERAAEFLVADGLSDAAPGSVDLVLNNPPFHSHQATTAATAHRMFRDSRRALRSGGELWVIGNRHLGYHVALRRLFGGCEVVASDPKFVILRAVKR; translated from the coding sequence ATGAACCGTTTCACGACGTCATGGGGCACCTTCGAGCTCGCCCGCTTCCCTCAGGACCCGCGCGACCGGCTCCGCGCCTGGGACGCCTCCGACGACTACCTGCTGCAGCACCTGGCGGAGGCCGGGGCGGAGCCGGCGGGTCCGGTGGTCGTCCTGGGCGACCGGTGGGGCGCCCTGGCGACCGCGCTCGCCGGCCTTCGCCCGGTGCAAATCACCGACTCCTTCCTGACCCAGCGGGCGACCGCGGCCAACCTGGCCCGGAACGGGATCGCACCGGACGCCGTGGAGCTGCGCTCGGTGCTGGACCCGCCGCCGCCGCGGATCGACGTCCTGCTGGTCCGCGTGCCCAAGAGCCTGGCGCTGCTGGAGGACCAGTTGCGGCGGCTGGCGCCGGGGGTGCACGCCGGCACGGTGGTGGTGGGCACCGGGATGGTGACCGAGATCCACACCTCCACGCTGAAGCTGTTCGAGCGGATCCTGGGGCCGACCCGCACCTCGCTGGCGCGGCGGAAGGCCCGGCTGATCTTCTGCGCCCCCGATCCGGCGACCGCCCCGGCGCCGGGCGACTGGCCGCGCCGGTACCCGCTGCCGGACGACGCCGGGATCGTCGCGGGACGGACCGTCACCAGCCACGCGGGCATCTTCAGCGCCGAGCGGCTCGACATCGGCACCCGGCTCTTCCTGCGCCACCTGCCCCGGCACCACGGCGCCCGGCGGGTGGTGGACCTGGGGTGCGGCAACGGCGTGGTGGGCACCGCGGCGGCGCTGGCGGACCCGGCGGCCGAGGTGACCTTCATCGACGAGTCGTTCGCCGCGGTGGCCTCGGCGGAGGCGACCTTCCGGGAGAACCTGGGCCCGGAGCGGGCCGCCGAGTTCCTGGTGGCGGACGGGTTGTCGGACGCGGCCCCCGGTTCGGTGGACCTGGTGCTCAACAACCCGCCCTTCCACTCCCATCAGGCGACCACCGCCGCCACCGCGCACCGCATGTTCCGCGACTCCCGCCGGGCGCTGCGGTCCGGCGGCGAGCTGTGGGTGATCGGCAACCGGCACCTGGGGTACCACGTGGCGCTGCGCCGGCTCTTCGGCGGCTGCGAGGTGGTCGCCAGCGACCCCAAGTTCGTCATTCTGCGGGCCGTGAAGCGCTGA
- a CDS encoding polysaccharide deacetylase family protein: MRRKKPAIRGGVAALAAAAALALTLSGCTSVDTTSPKTARAQDGPGADGKFGPVDCREAKCVALTFDAGPGKDTPRLLDILKEKKVHATFFLLGKNHVVRYPDVVRRIAEEGHEVANHTWTHPRLTDKNESEIRDELKRTQDAIEEITGRRPTLMRPPQGRTDDEVTKVSKELGLAQVLWSVTAKDYQTTDSDLIEERVLEQVDKDGIILLHDIYRGTVPAVPGIIDELKKRGYTFVTVPQLLAPGVAEPGTVYRP, encoded by the coding sequence ATGCGGAGGAAGAAGCCGGCGATACGCGGAGGCGTGGCCGCCCTGGCCGCTGCCGCCGCCCTGGCGCTGACCCTGAGCGGCTGCACCTCGGTGGACACCACCTCGCCGAAGACCGCCAGGGCCCAGGACGGGCCCGGGGCCGACGGCAAGTTCGGGCCGGTCGACTGCCGCGAGGCCAAGTGCGTGGCCCTCACCTTCGACGCCGGTCCGGGGAAGGACACCCCCCGCCTGCTGGACATCCTCAAGGAGAAGAAGGTGCACGCCACCTTCTTCCTGCTCGGCAAGAACCACGTGGTCCGCTACCCGGACGTGGTGCGCCGGATCGCCGAGGAGGGGCACGAGGTGGCCAACCACACCTGGACGCACCCCCGGCTGACCGACAAGAACGAGTCCGAGATCCGCGACGAACTCAAGCGCACCCAGGACGCCATCGAGGAGATCACCGGCCGCCGGCCCACCCTGATGCGCCCGCCGCAGGGCCGCACCGACGACGAGGTCACCAAGGTCAGCAAGGAACTGGGCCTGGCCCAGGTGCTGTGGAGCGTGACCGCCAAGGACTACCAGACCACCGACTCCGACCTGATCGAGGAGAGGGTGCTGGAGCAGGTGGACAAGGACGGCATCATCCTGCTCCACGACATCTACCGGGGCACGGTGCCCGCGGTGCCCGGCATCATCGACGAGCTGAAGAAGCGCGGCTACACCTTCGTCACCGTGCCCCAGCTGCTCGCCCCCGGCGTCGCCGAACCCGGCACGGTCTACCGGCCCTGA
- a CDS encoding erythromycin esterase family protein: MLSTLWGTGLPAARAHAATPPDDPVRALSAAARPLRTTEPHGPDRDLAAFGAMVGPATVVGFGEATHSSHEFFALKHRAFRYLVEHRGFRGFSLEAPWSTGLRLNDYLLRGRGDPRRIFREDFQDAYLFWRTREYLDLIHWMRAYNVAHPHDPVQFSGNDIGYAGPGLYDRVTGYVRATRPALLPEVERLYRGLRPTLPAGEHMRAYATRPLAERREAVRRTHRVVELLTARRPGRGAAAREAHTWAVRHAVSLEQTARQYAYDFDDPDDVRRSMSYRDRIMAENTVWWHRQTGAKVLLSAHNGHVFYVNYEPGFPDIQGAFLRDLLGSRYLAVGLTFHHGSANATRLEDPLVDENVRTVTLGRPPSGTNEYTLDRVPHRDFLIDMRTAPAAARDWLARPRPSRMFGTAYPVPDAVLALGESADVLVHLHQVRAADRLPFR, translated from the coding sequence GTGCTCTCCACCCTCTGGGGCACCGGCCTCCCCGCCGCCCGTGCCCACGCGGCGACCCCGCCGGACGATCCGGTCCGCGCCCTGTCGGCCGCCGCCCGCCCGCTGCGCACCACCGAACCGCACGGCCCGGACCGCGACCTGGCGGCCTTCGGCGCGATGGTCGGCCCGGCCACGGTGGTGGGCTTCGGCGAGGCCACCCACAGCTCCCACGAGTTCTTCGCCCTCAAGCACCGCGCCTTCCGGTACCTCGTGGAGCACCGGGGGTTCCGCGGCTTCTCCCTGGAGGCGCCGTGGAGCACCGGCCTGCGCCTCAACGACTACCTGCTGCGCGGCCGGGGCGATCCGCGCCGGATCTTCCGCGAGGACTTCCAGGACGCGTACCTGTTCTGGCGCACCCGGGAGTACCTGGACCTGATCCACTGGATGCGCGCGTACAACGTGGCCCACCCGCACGACCCGGTCCAGTTCTCCGGCAACGACATCGGGTACGCCGGACCCGGGCTGTACGACCGGGTGACCGGCTACGTCCGCGCCACCCGCCCCGCCCTGCTGCCCGAGGTCGAGCGGCTGTACCGGGGGCTGCGCCCCACCCTGCCGGCCGGCGAGCACATGCGCGCGTACGCGACCCGGCCGCTGGCCGAGCGGCGGGAGGCGGTGCGCCGCACCCACCGCGTGGTGGAACTGCTCACGGCCCGCCGGCCCGGCCGCGGGGCGGCGGCGCGCGAGGCGCACACCTGGGCGGTGCGGCACGCCGTCAGCCTGGAGCAGACCGCCCGGCAGTACGCGTACGACTTCGACGACCCCGACGACGTCCGCCGGTCGATGAGCTACCGGGACCGGATCATGGCGGAGAACACCGTCTGGTGGCACCGGCAGACCGGCGCCAAGGTGCTGCTCTCCGCCCACAACGGGCACGTGTTCTACGTCAACTACGAGCCGGGCTTCCCCGACATCCAGGGGGCCTTCCTCCGGGACCTGCTGGGCTCCCGCTACCTCGCGGTGGGGCTCACCTTCCACCACGGGTCGGCCAACGCCACCAGGCTGGAGGACCCGCTGGTGGACGAGAACGTGCGGACGGTCACCCTGGGGCGCCCGCCGTCGGGCACCAACGAGTACACCCTGGACCGGGTGCCCCACCGCGACTTCCTGATCGACATGCGGACCGCGCCGGCCGCGGCGCGCGACTGGCTCGCCCGGCCCCGGCCCAGCCGGATGTTCGGCACCGCCTATCCGGTGCCGGACGCGGTGCTCGCCCTGGGCGAGTCCGCCGACGTCCTGGTCCACCTGCACCAGGTGCGGGCCGCCGACCGGCTGCCCTTCCGGTGA
- a CDS encoding TerD family protein: MSSLNKGPEKVEVALKWDPSPSGRPAHDLDIIAAVHAADDPHGEPVHLVHFDSRSPDGTITLHRDSRTGQGFGDDEVMTIELHRLAPAYARVVVGVAIQQHGGRTTFGEISGTGLRIREGYQELMRHDFADVAGATAATVAEFVRDGAGVWAFRPAVRGFPDTDPATFGRRMGTAS; the protein is encoded by the coding sequence GTGAGCAGCCTCAACAAAGGGCCGGAGAAGGTCGAGGTGGCCCTCAAGTGGGACCCGAGCCCTTCCGGTCGTCCGGCCCACGACCTCGACATCATCGCCGCCGTGCACGCCGCCGACGACCCGCACGGCGAGCCGGTCCACCTGGTCCACTTCGACAGCCGCTCCCCCGACGGCACCATCACCCTGCACCGGGACAGCCGGACCGGCCAGGGCTTCGGGGACGACGAGGTCATGACCATCGAGCTGCACCGGCTGGCGCCCGCCTACGCGCGGGTGGTGGTGGGGGTGGCGATCCAGCAGCACGGCGGGCGGACGACCTTCGGCGAGATCTCGGGAACCGGTCTGCGCATCCGCGAGGGTTACCAGGAGCTGATGCGTCACGACTTCGCCGATGTGGCGGGGGCGACGGCGGCGACCGTGGCCGAGTTCGTCCGCGACGGGGCCGGGGTGTGGGCGTTCCGTCCGGCGGTGCGCGGGTTCCCCGACACCGACCCGGCGACGTTCGGCCGGCGGATGGGCACCGCGTCCTGA
- a CDS encoding TIGR03943 family putative permease subunit: MAAVRRQLQILLLDMAGAAVLRISLFSDDYLRYVKEGLRLPLIATGCLLIGLGMVGAWRDGFPFPHRRPAHPGTGAGPDPEPRPHPEPEPEPDHLDGDPAPGEPGHHRGGGGHGHDHDRGPRIAWLLFLPVLGLMFAAPPALASYTAERQRPMAVEERSGFEPLPPGSPLGMTLSDFSARAVWDTGRGLRGRTVRLTGFVSPGEDRDTWYLTRLLVGCCAADAQAVKVEMHGGPRPPRPGTWLSVTGTWHPVGTPGTDSAAAALDVRELRRTAEPANPYRDTPG; this comes from the coding sequence GTGGCTGCTGTGAGGCGGCAGCTCCAGATCCTGCTGCTGGACATGGCCGGCGCCGCGGTGCTGCGCATCAGCCTGTTCAGCGACGACTACCTGCGCTACGTCAAGGAGGGGCTGCGGCTGCCGCTGATCGCCACCGGCTGCCTGCTGATCGGTCTGGGCATGGTGGGCGCCTGGCGGGACGGCTTCCCCTTCCCGCACCGGCGGCCGGCGCACCCGGGGACCGGCGCCGGTCCGGACCCGGAACCGCGCCCGCACCCGGAACCGGAACCGGAACCGGACCACCTGGACGGGGACCCGGCGCCCGGAGAGCCCGGACACCACCGGGGCGGCGGCGGGCACGGCCACGACCACGACCGCGGGCCCCGGATCGCCTGGCTGCTGTTCCTGCCGGTGCTCGGCCTGATGTTCGCCGCCCCGCCCGCTCTCGCCTCGTACACCGCCGAGCGGCAGCGGCCGATGGCCGTCGAGGAGCGGTCCGGCTTCGAGCCGCTGCCGCCGGGCTCGCCGCTGGGAATGACGCTGTCGGACTTCTCCGCCCGCGCGGTGTGGGACACCGGGCGCGGGCTGCGCGGCCGCACCGTACGGCTGACCGGGTTCGTCAGCCCGGGCGAGGACCGGGACACCTGGTACCTGACCCGGCTGCTCGTCGGCTGCTGTGCGGCCGACGCCCAGGCGGTGAAGGTGGAGATGCACGGCGGGCCCCGGCCGCCCCGCCCGGGCACCTGGCTCTCCGTCACCGGCACCTGGCACCCGGTGGGAACCCCGGGGACCGACTCCGCGGCCGCCGCGCTGGACGTACGGGAACTGCGCCGGACCGCCGAACCGGCCAACCCCTACCGGGACACCCCGGGCTGA
- a CDS encoding permease gives MRSATPALLGRAAFAVPVAAGAVVLAGGRWLDSPALSAWRTVLVAVALQALPFLVLGTLLSAAINAFVPAWVFRRALPARPALAVPVAGAAGVVLPGCECASVPVAGSLIRRGVPTAAALTFLLAAPAVNPVVLTATAVAFPGSPEVVLARLLASLAAAVTMGWLWLAFGRPEWLRMRPPATGPRPGHSRLEEFRLGFQHDFLHAGGFLVLGAVAAATFNVALPRTVLEEVSGSPWLSVLFLALLAVVLAVCSEADAFVAASLTGFSPTARLVFMVVGPMVDLKLIALQAGTFGTGFAARFATATAVVAVVCGVLTGWWLL, from the coding sequence GTGCGCTCCGCCACACCGGCCCTGCTGGGCCGGGCCGCCTTCGCCGTCCCGGTGGCGGCCGGGGCCGTGGTGCTGGCCGGCGGGCGGTGGCTGGACTCCCCGGCCCTGTCGGCGTGGCGGACCGTACTGGTCGCCGTCGCCCTCCAGGCGCTGCCGTTCCTGGTGCTGGGGACCCTGCTGTCGGCGGCCATCAACGCCTTCGTGCCCGCGTGGGTGTTCCGCCGGGCGCTGCCCGCGCGCCCGGCGCTCGCGGTCCCGGTGGCGGGCGCGGCGGGCGTGGTGCTGCCCGGCTGCGAGTGCGCCTCGGTGCCCGTCGCCGGCAGTCTGATCCGGCGCGGGGTGCCCACCGCGGCGGCGCTGACGTTCCTGCTGGCGGCGCCGGCCGTGAACCCCGTGGTGCTCACCGCCACGGCGGTCGCCTTCCCGGGCTCCCCGGAGGTGGTCCTGGCCCGGCTGCTGGCCTCGCTGGCGGCGGCGGTGACCATGGGCTGGCTGTGGCTGGCCTTCGGCCGCCCGGAGTGGCTGCGGATGCGTCCTCCCGCCACCGGCCCCCGGCCGGGGCACAGCCGCCTGGAGGAGTTCCGGCTCGGATTCCAGCACGACTTCCTGCACGCCGGCGGGTTCCTGGTGCTGGGTGCCGTCGCGGCGGCGACCTTCAACGTCGCGCTCCCCCGGACGGTGCTGGAGGAGGTCTCCGGGTCGCCGTGGCTGTCGGTGCTCTTCCTCGCCCTGCTGGCGGTGGTGCTGGCGGTCTGTTCGGAGGCCGACGCCTTCGTCGCCGCGTCGCTGACCGGCTTCTCGCCGACCGCCCGGCTGGTGTTCATGGTGGTGGGGCCGATGGTGGACCTCAAGCTGATCGCCCTTCAGGCGGGCACGTTCGGCACGGGCTTCGCGGCCCGCTTCGCCACCGCGACCGCCGTGGTCGCCGTGGTGTGCGGCGTGCTGACCGGCTGGTGGCTGCTGTGA
- a CDS encoding LLM class flavin-dependent oxidoreductase, which translates to MQFGIFTVGDVTTDPTNGTTPTEHERIKAMTTIALKAEEVGLDVFATGEHHNPPFVPSSPTTMLGWIAARTERIILSTATTLITTNDPVKIAEDYAMLQHLADGRVDLMTGRGNTGPVYPWFGKDIRDGISLALENYALLRRLWRQDVVDWEGKFRTPLQGFTATPRPLDGVPPFVWHGSIRSPEVAEQAAYYGDGFFANNIFWPKEHFMRLIELYRQRFAHYGLGTAEQAIVGLGGQVFMRKNSQDAVREFRPYFDNAPVYGHGPSLEEFTERTPLTVGSPQQVIERTLSFRESFGDYQRQLFLMDHAGLPLKTVLEQLDILGEEVVPVLRREFAALRPAGVPDAPTHRSLVARRDAGGDRPAAS; encoded by the coding sequence ATGCAGTTCGGGATCTTCACCGTCGGTGACGTCACCACCGACCCGACGAACGGCACGACCCCGACCGAGCACGAGCGGATCAAGGCCATGACCACCATCGCGCTCAAGGCCGAGGAGGTGGGCCTGGACGTCTTCGCCACCGGCGAGCACCACAACCCGCCGTTCGTGCCGTCGTCCCCCACCACCATGCTCGGCTGGATCGCGGCGCGCACCGAGCGGATCATCCTCTCCACCGCCACGACGCTGATCACCACCAACGACCCGGTGAAGATCGCCGAGGACTACGCGATGCTCCAGCACCTGGCCGACGGACGCGTGGACCTGATGACGGGGCGCGGCAACACCGGTCCGGTGTACCCGTGGTTCGGCAAGGACATCCGCGACGGCATCTCGCTCGCGCTGGAGAACTACGCCCTGCTGCGCCGGCTGTGGCGGCAGGACGTGGTGGACTGGGAGGGGAAGTTCCGCACCCCCCTGCAGGGCTTCACCGCCACCCCGCGCCCGCTGGACGGCGTCCCGCCGTTCGTCTGGCACGGCTCCATCCGCAGCCCGGAGGTCGCCGAGCAGGCCGCCTACTACGGCGACGGCTTCTTCGCCAACAACATCTTCTGGCCCAAGGAGCACTTCATGCGGCTGATCGAGCTGTACCGGCAGCGCTTCGCCCACTACGGGCTCGGCACCGCCGAGCAGGCGATCGTCGGCCTCGGCGGGCAGGTCTTCATGCGGAAGAACTCCCAGGACGCGGTGCGCGAGTTCCGCCCCTACTTCGACAACGCCCCGGTCTACGGCCACGGCCCGTCGCTGGAGGAGTTCACCGAGCGGACCCCGCTGACCGTCGGCAGCCCGCAGCAGGTGATCGAACGGACGCTGTCCTTCCGGGAGTCCTTCGGCGACTACCAGCGCCAGCTGTTCCTGATGGACCACGCGGGCCTGCCGCTGAAGACCGTCCTGGAGCAGCTGGACATCCTCGGCGAGGAGGTCGTACCGGTACTGCGCAGGGAGTTCGCCGCCCTGCGGCCCGCCGGGGTGCCGGACGCGCCCACCCACCGGTCGCTGGTGGCGCGCCGGGACGCCGGCGGCGACCGGCCCGCCGCCTCCTGA
- a CDS encoding DUF6296 family protein — MGTHERYELVFEQADRPASPERDVVVVHRTERSGPGGHPVYADETGIVQAEISDRGEVRMVASGGHQSHAAPVRAEPVDD, encoded by the coding sequence ATGGGCACACACGAGCGGTACGAGCTGGTTTTCGAGCAGGCGGACCGGCCCGCCTCCCCGGAGCGGGACGTGGTGGTGGTCCACCGCACCGAACGCAGCGGGCCCGGCGGTCATCCGGTGTACGCGGACGAGACCGGCATCGTGCAGGCGGAGATCAGCGACCGCGGCGAGGTGCGGATGGTGGCCAGCGGCGGTCACCAGTCACATGCCGCGCCGGTGCGGGCCGAGCCGGTGGACGACTGA
- the polX gene encoding DNA polymerase/3'-5' exonuclease PolX, protein MVRRNEEAAQLLQEYADLLAITGGDAFKARAYEKAARAIGGHPTDIATLDPAGLREIPGVGRSIAEKVTEYLRTGHVPLIEEARQTVPPGVRELMAIPGLGPKKAMVLHQELQVSSVDELLGAIHRERLRDLRGFGPKSEESILRGIAMMQKAGGRILLGAAMDIAERIVADLAGVTGCEGCAYAGSLRRMRETIGDIDVLVAAGDPGPFMTAFTELPYTAEVIAHGPKKTSVRTTKGLQVDLRVLPPDSWGAGLQYFTGSKAHNIRVREIAVRQKMKLSEYGLFHARSGKKITSGTEEEIYARLGLPWIPPTLREDRGEIAAALRGELPRLVAEEDIRGDLHTHTDLTDGLAPLEDMAAAAAARGYSYYAVTDHAPDLVMQRMTDEKMLAQRERVRALDGRYGRMRLLHGTELNIGPDGDVDWPPEFLAGFDLCVASVHSHFRQSPRELTRRLIRACENPYVSIIGHPTTRRIGRRPPLDADFDAVFEACARTGTALEINGHPDRLDLGDEDILRAKRYGVKFAVDSDAHATLHLAHMRFGVGTAQRGWLTGDDIINTWPLQRLRRFLREGRRRTGG, encoded by the coding sequence ATGGTCCGCCGTAACGAGGAGGCCGCCCAGCTGCTCCAGGAGTACGCCGACCTGCTCGCCATCACCGGGGGCGACGCCTTCAAGGCCCGCGCCTACGAGAAGGCCGCCCGCGCGATCGGTGGCCATCCCACCGATATCGCCACCCTCGACCCCGCCGGGCTGCGGGAGATCCCCGGCGTCGGCCGGTCGATCGCCGAGAAGGTCACCGAGTACCTGCGCACCGGCCACGTCCCGCTGATCGAGGAGGCCCGGCAGACGGTCCCGCCCGGCGTCCGGGAGCTGATGGCCATCCCCGGCCTCGGCCCGAAGAAGGCCATGGTCCTCCACCAGGAACTCCAGGTCTCCTCGGTGGACGAACTGCTCGGCGCCATCCACCGGGAGCGGCTGCGTGACCTGCGGGGCTTCGGCCCGAAGAGCGAGGAGAGCATCCTGCGCGGCATCGCCATGATGCAGAAGGCCGGCGGGCGCATCCTGCTCGGCGCCGCCATGGACATCGCCGAGCGCATCGTGGCCGACCTCGCCGGGGTGACCGGCTGCGAGGGGTGCGCCTACGCCGGGTCGCTGCGCCGGATGCGCGAGACCATCGGCGACATCGACGTCCTGGTGGCGGCCGGCGACCCCGGGCCCTTCATGACCGCCTTCACCGAGCTGCCGTACACCGCCGAGGTCATCGCCCACGGCCCGAAGAAGACCTCGGTCCGCACCACCAAGGGGCTCCAGGTGGACCTGCGTGTCCTGCCGCCGGACTCCTGGGGCGCGGGCCTGCAGTACTTCACCGGGTCCAAGGCGCACAACATCCGCGTCCGCGAGATCGCCGTCCGGCAGAAGATGAAGCTGTCCGAGTACGGCCTCTTCCACGCCCGGAGCGGCAAGAAGATCACCTCCGGGACCGAGGAGGAGATCTACGCCCGACTCGGCCTGCCCTGGATCCCGCCGACCCTGCGCGAGGACCGCGGCGAGATCGCCGCCGCCCTCCGCGGCGAACTGCCCCGCCTGGTGGCCGAGGAGGACATCCGCGGCGACCTGCACACCCACACCGACCTCACCGACGGCCTCGCGCCGCTGGAGGACATGGCCGCCGCCGCGGCCGCCCGCGGCTACTCCTACTACGCGGTCACCGACCACGCCCCGGACCTGGTCATGCAGCGGATGACCGACGAGAAGATGCTCGCCCAGCGCGAGCGGGTGCGGGCCCTGGACGGCCGGTACGGCAGGATGCGGCTGCTGCACGGCACCGAGCTGAACATCGGACCGGACGGCGACGTGGACTGGCCGCCCGAGTTCCTCGCCGGGTTCGACCTGTGCGTGGCCTCCGTGCACTCGCACTTCCGGCAGAGCCCGCGGGAGCTGACCCGGCGGCTGATCCGCGCCTGTGAGAACCCGTACGTGTCGATCATCGGCCATCCCACCACCCGCCGGATCGGCAGGCGCCCGCCCCTCGACGCCGACTTCGACGCCGTGTTCGAGGCGTGCGCCCGCACCGGCACCGCCCTGGAGATCAACGGGCACCCGGACCGGCTCGACCTGGGCGACGAGGACATCCTGCGCGCCAAGCGGTACGGCGTGAAGTTCGCCGTGGACAGCGACGCGCACGCCACCTTGCACCTGGCCCACATGCGCTTCGGGGTGGGCACCGCCCAGCGCGGCTGGCTGACCGGGGACGACATCATCAACACCTGGCCGCTCCAGCGGCTGCGGCGCTTCCTGCGGGAGGGCCGGCGGCGCACCGGAGGCTGA